In Piliocolobus tephrosceles isolate RC106 chromosome 5, ASM277652v3, whole genome shotgun sequence, a single genomic region encodes these proteins:
- the VNN3 gene encoding LOW QUALITY PROTEIN: vascular non-inflammatory molecule 3 (The sequence of the model RefSeq protein was modified relative to this genomic sequence to represent the inferred CDS: inserted 4 bases in 2 codons), whose product MRNFFDNFTYVKLSEKSCFMVQHSGSAIFGNTPVXQRLSCLAKDNSICVVXNTGDMKPYNASDPQCPPDGCYQYTDVVFDSQGKLVARYRKYNLFAPEIQFDFPKDSELVTFDTPFGKFGIFTCFNIFSHDPAVVVVDEFQVDSILYPTAWYNTLPLLSAVPFYSAWAKAMGVHLLAANTHNTSMHMTGSGIYTPEAVKVYHYDMETESGQLLLSELKSQPRREPTYPAAVDWHGYASSVKPFSSEQSDFPGMIYFDEFTFTELKRNTGNYTVCQKDLCCHLTYKMSKKRADEVYAPGAFDGLHTVEGQYYLQLEMLKYMCTLLKCQTTDLEMCGEAVGSAFTKFEDFSLSGTFGMHHVFPQIILSGSQPAPERHYEISRDGRLRRRSGAPLPALVMALYGRVFEKDPPRLGQGPGKFQ is encoded by the exons atgagaaacttctttgataATTTTACCTATGTAAAATTAAGTGAAAAGTCATGCTTCATGGTACAACATTCAGGCTCAGCTAT ATTTGGCAACACACCAGT ACAAAGACTCAGCTGCCTGGCCAAGGACAACTCTATTTGTGTTGT GAATACTGGGGACATGAAGCCATACAATGCCAGTGACCCTCAGTGTCCCCCTGATGGCTGTTACCAATACACTGATGTGGTGTTTGATTCTCAGGGAAAACTGGTGGCACGCTACCGTAAG TACAATCTTTTTGCACCTGAAATTCAATTCGATTTCCCCAAGGATTCAGAACTTGTGACTTTTGACACTCCCTTTGGGAAGTTTGGCATTTTTActtgctttaacattttttctcatgacccagctgtggtggtggtggatgAGTTTCAAGTTGACAGCATTCTCTACCCCACAGCATGGTACAACACGCTGCCCCTCCTCTCGGCTGTTCCCTTCTATTCAGCATGGGCCAAGGCCATGGGAGTTCATCTACTTGCTGCAAATACCCACAACACCAGCATGCACATGACAG GGAGTGGAATCTACACCCCAGAAGCAGTCAAGGTGTACCACTATGACATGGAAACAGAGAGTGGTCAGCTGTTGCTATCAGAACTGAAGTCTCAGCCTCGCCGTGAGCCCACCTACCCTGCAGCTGTTGACTGGCATGGGTATGCCAGCAGTGTCAAACCATTTTCCTCTGAGCAGTCAGATTTTCCGGGGATGATTTATTTTGATGAGTTTACCTTCACTGAGCTTAAGAGAAATACAGGAAATTACACAGTTTGCCAGAAAGATCTGTGTTGTCACTTAACTTACAAGATGTCTAAGAAGCGAGCAGATGAGGTCTATGCCCCAGGTGCTTTTGATGGACTGCACACAGTAGAAGGCCAATATTACTTACAGCTAGAAATGCTTAAATAT aTGTGCACATTACTGAAGTGTCAAACCACTGACCTGGAAATGTGTGGAGAAGCTGTGGGGTCAGCTTTTACCAAGTTTGAGGACTTCTCTCTCAGTGGCACATTCGGAATGCATCATGTTTTCCCACAGATCATTCTAAGTGGGAGTCAGCCTGCCCCTGAAAGACATTATGAG ATTTCAAGAGATGGACGCTTGAGGCGCCGAAGTGGAGCCCCTTTGCCTGCCTTAGTTATGGCCCTGTATGGAAGAGTGTTTGAGAAGGACCCTCCACGCTTAGGGCAGGGACCTGGGAAGTTCCAGTGA